One segment of candidate division TA06 bacterium DNA contains the following:
- a CDS encoding four helix bundle protein, with protein MVDLKLRTKRYALQIINLYCKLPKSDIGKILGKQMLRSGTSVGANYREATRARSTREFCSKANISLQELDETGYWLELISESGTISAPEAQSAWDETSELTAIFVTMIKNAKAKRSRPSI; from the coding sequence ATGGTCGATCTGAAATTACGGACAAAACGATACGCATTACAAATTATCAACCTCTATTGTAAATTGCCTAAAAGTGACATCGGCAAAATTTTGGGAAAGCAGATGCTGCGGTCTGGCACATCGGTGGGCGCCAATTACCGGGAAGCGACGCGGGCCAGGTCAACCCGGGAATTCTGCTCAAAAGCGAACATATCGCTTCAGGAGCTTGATGAGACCGGGTATTGGCTGGAGTTAATTTCAGAAAGCGGCACGATTAGCGCTCCGGAAGCGCAGTCTGCATGGGATGAAACAAGTGAACTGACGGCCATTTTTGTTACCATGATCAAAAACGCAAAGGCAAAACGGAGCAGGCCAAGCATCTGA
- a CDS encoding NUDIX domain-containing protein — protein MGARETPEVKMSIQNKSNLQERAERAASLFPETARKTIVIEFAGTPKAGKTTTLSQINTFLKRCGFKVEIVVERASVCPIKDKKHVNFNIWTACTTLSQLLEKTQTPPRAEDPQILILDRGIFDSICWLRLMERLQRLRPSERKIVEDFLVIPDWRERITGVILMTASPADSMQREQGMLPVVGARGSIMNESVLQQMTIVARETAKDMQALFRVFEVSTSDEETKNKPQFTAEKVAELVLSLIEQQLQEEILHLPRTEVKGVFQSATTIDVNSARDLVAIFQSSGKYAPRQEVEADTGLVQALPVVVVRNASGQVLRLRRRERSEANPLHEKMVVWAGGHVRREDNHTGQAILKCITRELEEELRLRVTADSVTLLGAVYLEDGKSSVKHVAIVYEWRAPTDDVEVALSNAEFFERRGTSLSGKFVGLDEIVQEMNTAHNEEPWSDYIIREFLSKDAHHIQSRLF, from the coding sequence TTGGGCGCCAGAGAAACTCCAGAGGTAAAGATGAGTATACAAAATAAATCAAATCTACAAGAGAGGGCAGAAAGAGCTGCTTCCCTGTTCCCAGAAACTGCAAGGAAAACGATAGTCATCGAATTTGCTGGTACGCCAAAAGCCGGCAAGACTACAACCCTGAGCCAGATAAACACTTTCCTCAAAAGATGCGGCTTCAAGGTTGAGATAGTCGTTGAACGGGCTTCTGTATGCCCGATAAAGGATAAGAAACACGTCAACTTCAACATCTGGACGGCATGCACTACACTGTCCCAGCTTCTTGAGAAGACGCAGACACCACCAAGAGCAGAAGACCCGCAAATTCTTATCTTGGATCGTGGGATATTCGACTCGATCTGTTGGTTGCGTCTCATGGAAAGGCTGCAACGTCTCCGGCCGTCGGAGAGGAAGATCGTGGAGGACTTCCTGGTTATCCCGGACTGGAGGGAACGCATCACCGGCGTTATCCTCATGACGGCTTCCCCGGCAGACTCAATGCAACGCGAACAAGGCATGCTCCCTGTCGTTGGTGCTAGAGGGTCGATAATGAATGAGTCTGTGCTGCAGCAGATGACTATTGTCGCTCGAGAGACAGCGAAAGATATGCAAGCCCTTTTCAGGGTGTTCGAAGTGAGCACATCTGATGAGGAGACTAAGAACAAACCCCAATTCACAGCGGAGAAGGTTGCTGAACTGGTACTGTCGCTCATCGAACAGCAACTTCAGGAAGAAATACTTCATCTACCCAGAACTGAAGTGAAAGGTGTCTTCCAAAGCGCGACAACAATCGACGTGAATAGTGCAAGAGACTTGGTGGCGATTTTTCAGAGTTCCGGGAAATATGCACCCAGACAAGAAGTGGAAGCCGACACCGGACTAGTTCAAGCTCTTCCAGTCGTGGTCGTACGCAATGCATCAGGTCAGGTACTCCGCTTGCGCCGACGTGAGAGATCCGAAGCAAACCCCCTCCATGAGAAGATGGTTGTCTGGGCGGGAGGACACGTGCGACGCGAAGACAACCATACTGGCCAGGCCATTCTGAAATGCATTACAAGGGAACTTGAGGAGGAACTTCGGTTGCGAGTAACAGCCGACAGTGTCACGCTCTTGGGGGCTGTCTATCTGGAAGACGGTAAATCCTCTGTCAAGCATGTCGCAATTGTGTATGAATGGCGAGCCCCAACTGACGACGTCGAAGTCGCGCTGAGCAATGCCGAGTTCTTCGAGAGGCGCGGGACCTCTCTAAGCGGCAAGTTTGTAGGTCTTGATGAGATTGTGCAGGAGATGAATACAGCCCATAACGAGGAACCATGGTCTGACTACATCATCAGAGAGTTCCTATCCAAAGACGCCCACCACATTCAGAGTCGCCTATTCTGA
- a CDS encoding DUF4388 domain-containing protein, producing the protein MGLQADLSDFTLSEIIYFLSHFKKTGVLTVKAKNSFGEVYFDKGDTVHAILGDIKGPEAVFNLCLETLGEAKYTAGVKSPEVTIKDGAGKILEEGERRRTEMAEILKTLPPLDTVLARTAQAPEESAVTIRRSDWTIMALVNGKRDIRQIVADSKLGMFEVVKTVAWLLAKNLVMDPKEMERLFKDKVNFVNLLLDEFGVKGTGVASYLEMLKASLSDLDKGGRMARHLEFGADRLNIAPGPLSDVTKEELIEIWERLSDTVHKKGLKEFGPMLGKHKYQTAQARSLK; encoded by the coding sequence ATGGGCTTGCAGGCCGACCTCTCCGATTTTACTCTTTCGGAGATAATTTACTTTTTATCCCACTTTAAAAAAACCGGAGTGTTGACGGTCAAGGCCAAAAACAGCTTTGGCGAAGTTTATTTTGACAAGGGCGACACCGTTCATGCCATTCTGGGCGACATCAAGGGACCGGAGGCGGTGTTCAACCTTTGTCTGGAGACCTTGGGCGAGGCCAAATACACCGCCGGGGTCAAGTCCCCCGAGGTCACCATCAAGGACGGGGCCGGGAAGATACTGGAGGAGGGGGAGCGCCGCCGCACCGAGATGGCCGAGATACTGAAAACCCTGCCGCCGCTGGACACCGTGCTGGCCCGCACCGCCCAGGCCCCCGAAGAATCGGCCGTCACTATCCGCCGCAGCGACTGGACCATCATGGCCCTGGTCAACGGCAAGCGGGACATCCGCCAGATAGTGGCCGACAGCAAGCTGGGGATGTTCGAAGTGGTCAAGACCGTGGCCTGGCTTTTGGCCAAGAACCTGGTGATGGATCCCAAGGAGATGGAGCGCCTGTTCAAGGACAAGGTAAATTTCGTCAATCTGCTGCTGGACGAGTTCGGCGTCAAGGGCACCGGAGTGGCGTCGTACCTGGAGATGTTAAAGGCCTCTCTGTCCGATCTGGACAAGGGCGGCCGGATGGCCCGCCATTTGGAATTCGGGGCCGACCGGCTGAACATAGCGCCCGGCCCCCTGTCCGATGTCACCAAAGAAGAGCTGATAGAGATCTGGGAGAGGTTGTCCGATACCGTTCATAAAAAAGGGCTGAAAGAATTCGGACCCATGCTGGGCAAACATAAATACCAGACCGCCCAGGCCCGTTCGCTGAAATAA
- a CDS encoding lipoate--protein ligase family protein: MIWRFINTGRAGGAFNMALDLALAGSVRNRTSEPVLRFYDWAQPTISLGYNQDAEQLDLEACRRAGVKVVRRPTGGRAVFHFNEFTYSVIALQDNPLLGGPVLNTYCTIAQALVLGLKQLGIKSELQRSQSVGASVKDSPLCFAAAGRYEITASGKKMLGSAQRRIQGVILQQGSLLLAQDQNLAPFYRQPAEANAATAGELLGRKVGFEEAAGCMLQGFKLAWAAEFFQGSITSNELQEAEKYLPQVNIL, from the coding sequence ATGATCTGGCGTTTCATAAATACCGGCCGGGCCGGAGGGGCTTTCAACATGGCTTTGGACTTGGCCCTGGCCGGTTCGGTCCGAAATAGAACATCGGAGCCGGTGCTGCGCTTTTACGACTGGGCGCAGCCCACCATATCTCTGGGATACAATCAGGACGCGGAGCAATTGGATCTGGAGGCCTGCCGCCGGGCCGGGGTCAAAGTGGTCCGGCGGCCCACCGGCGGCCGGGCGGTGTTCCATTTCAACGAATTCACCTATAGCGTGATAGCATTGCAGGACAATCCGCTTCTGGGCGGTCCGGTCTTAAATACATACTGCACCATTGCCCAGGCCCTGGTGCTGGGATTGAAACAATTGGGGATCAAATCCGAACTGCAGCGCTCGCAAAGCGTCGGAGCCAGCGTCAAGGATTCGCCGCTGTGCTTCGCCGCCGCCGGGCGCTACGAGATCACGGCCTCGGGCAAAAAAATGCTGGGCAGCGCCCAGCGCCGGATCCAGGGGGTCATTCTGCAGCAGGGATCGCTGCTTTTAGCCCAGGACCAGAATCTGGCGCCGTTCTACCGCCAGCCGGCTGAAGCCAACGCCGCCACGGCCGGGGAACTGCTGGGCAGAAAAGTCGGTTTTGAAGAGGCAGCCGGTTGCATGTTGCAGGGCTTCAAGCTGGCCTGGGCCGCGGAATTTTTCCAGGGTTCCATAACTTCCAACGAGTTACAAGAAGCGGAAAAATATCTGCCCCAGGTGAATATTTTATAA